In Zingiber officinale cultivar Zhangliang chromosome 6A, Zo_v1.1, whole genome shotgun sequence, a single genomic region encodes these proteins:
- the LOC121998250 gene encoding WD repeat-containing protein WDS homolog, with translation MDDDRNANPTLPSESNPVKAPLLSVLGDASLIDRTEFIRVIVQSLYSLGYHRAAAMLESESGISLESHEYTELLFSVLAGRWDDCIATIESIRDLESSAKNTAAFLVWKEHFLELLGLNDGFLMAKDVLWQRIARLDMDRQRVHGLARELISSEGIIEVKDRIRRRLALLLDLFEVLPPWVRVPSGRLERLVEMAVLRQIASCIYHNSPGEVTLYEDHECSQEQIPSKCSQILYDHKNEVWFVQFSNNGDYLASSSSDCTAIIWTVNMDYSLSLRRILEGHMKAISYLTWSPDDKMLLTCGNAEVLKLWDVCNGLCKFTITGGVNRIISSCAWFPDSQKIVCGSWDPDNRIFTCDLEGNILDVWEGERMPKVTDLSVTPDGQCIISICSSKEILVRDFHRGSEWVIHEEHSITSLSLSRDGQFIIVNLKNEEIHLWNLNATSSSPHKFRGHKEGEYVIRSCFGGSDSLFIASGSEDSQIYIWQRHKEMPIKILSGHSMTVNCVSWNPTRPNLLASASDDRTVRIWLANQTTKVSHTE, from the exons ATGGACGATGACCGGAATGCGAATCCCACTCTGCCTTCCGAATCCAATCCCGTCAAGGCCCCGCTTCTTTCGGTTCTCGGCGACGCCAGCTTGATCGACAGGACCGAATTTATCAGGGTCATCGTGCAATCCCTCTACTCCCTCGGCTACCACAGGGCAGCCGCGATGCTGGAGTCTGAGTCCGGTATCTCGCTCGAGTCGCATGAGTACACCGAGTTGCTCTTCAGCGTGTTGGCGGGGCGGTGGGACGACTGCATTGCCACCATTGAGTCCATTCGCGATTTGGAGAGCAGCGCCAAAAATACGGCAGCGTTTCTTGTGTGGAAAGAACATTTTTTGGAGCTGCTGGGGTTGAATGATGGGTTTTTGATGGCTAAGGACGTGCTATGGCAGCGAATTGCCCGGCTGGATATGGACCGACAGAGAGTTCATGGGCTCGCCAGGGAGCTCATTTCGTCGGAGGGAATTATTGAGGTAAAGGATCGAATCCGCAGGAGATTGGCGTTGCTTCTTGATTTGTTTGAGGTGCTGCCCCCTTGGGTGCGAGTGCCGAGCGGTCGGTTGGAACGCCTTGTGGAAATGGCAGTTCTCAGGCAGATCGCGTCGTGCATTTACCACAACTCACCTGGCGAGGTCACGCTCTATGAAGATCACGAATGCAGCCAAGAACAGATCCCTTCCAAGTGCAGCCAG ATACTATATGATCACAAAAATGAAGTTTGGTTTGTTCAGTTCTCAAATAACGGGGATTACCTGGCTTCATCTTCAAGTGATTGCACTGCCATCATATGGACG GTGAACATGGACTACAGTTTGTCTTTAAGGCGCATTCTGGAGGGTCACATGAAAGCTATATCTTATTTAACATGGAGCCCAGATGATAAAATGCTTCTTACTTGTGGTAATGCAGAAGTCCTTAAGTTATGGGATGTATGTAATGGCTTATGTAAATTCACAATTACTGGTGGAGTAAATCGAATTATCAGCTCATGCGCATGGTTTCCAGACTCTCAGAAGATAGTCTGTGGCAGCTGGGATCCTGATAACCGAATCTTTACATGTGATCTAGAGGGAAATATACTGGATGTTTGGGAAGGAGAGAGGATGCCTAAAGTTACTGATCTTTCTGTGACACCTGATGGACAATGTATAATCAGTATATGCTCAAGTAAAGAAATTCTTGTACGTGATTTCCATAGAGGAAGTGAATGGGTCATACATGAGGAGCATTCTATTACTTCACTCTCACTTTCAAGGGATGGCCAATTTATAATTGTCAACTTGAAAAATGAAGAGATCCACTTGTGGAATCTTAATGCGACCTCAAGTTCGCCACATAAGTTTAGGGGTCACAAAGAAGGAGAGTATGTAATTCGTTCATGTTTTGGTGGGTCAGATTCTTTATTTATTGCCAGTGGTAGTGAGGATTCTCAG ATCTATATTTGGCAGAGGCACAAAGAAATGCCAATAAAAATCCTAAGTGGCCACTCGATGACAGTAAATTGCGTGAGCTGGAACCCCACCAGACCTAATTTGCTAGCATCAGCAAGCGATGACCGAACAGTTCGCATATGGTTAGCTAACCAAACAACAAAGGTCTCTCATACCGAGTGA